The nucleotide sequence TCGGGGACCATCACGACCCGGAAGTCCGTCTTCGCGGGGTCCCGCAGCAGCGTTCGCAGTTCCTCGATCCGGTCGGCAAAGTCCCGGAGCCCGTCGATCCCCTCCTCCTCGTCCTCACCGCCGAGCAGCCCCTCGAACATCCCCCCCATCCGCTCGCGCAGGGTGACCAGACGGCCGACCATCGAGTCGAGCATCTCCGGGAGTTCGAGCAGCCGCAGCGTGTGACCGGTCGGCGCGGTGTCGACGACCACCCGCTCGAACCGGGGGTCGTCGAGGTATTCCATCAGCAGCCGGATGGCGGCGGCCTCGTCGGAGCCGGGCATCGACCCACCGAGCGGGTTGGCGGCGTCGCCGCCGAGCAGGCCCGCAAGGGGATTCCCGCCGGCTCCATCGCCGTCCCCCCCGGCGAACGGGCCCTCCGCAAGGGCGTCCTCCGGGTCGATCTCCGCGGCGTAGAGGCTCTCCCGGATCTGGGCTGGCTCGGCCGGGATGTCGGCCTCCAGGGTGTCCGAGAGGGAGTGTGCGGGGTCCGTCGAGACGACCAGTGTCGGCGTGCCGCCGCGGGCGCTTGCGAGTGCCGTCGCCGCGGCCATCGTCGTCTTGCCGACGCCGCCCTTGCCGCCGTAGAGGACGTACTCGGGGGCGTCGACGCCCGCGGGGGCGTCGGCGTCGATCTCCTCGACCGGCTCGACTTCCAGGTCCATACCCGGCCTTCGCCGCGGGCAGTTGTGTGCCTTACGAGCCGGGGACCACAGCCGGCCGAAATCCTACGACCGAGAGGAACGGGCTGCCCGGACCTCGGCACCGTCCCGGAGCTTGTCCTCGCAGTTGGGGCACACCCGGGGGCCGTCTTTCTCGTATCCCTCGGGTGCGAACACGCGGACGTAGCGCTCGGTGACGAAGCCGCCGCAGTTCTGGCAGGTGGGCATTCTTTGCACGACTCGTCGGCGCACGTAAACACCTTGCGTTACCCGTCACTCGCCCAGAAGGTCCGGAGCTTGTCGGCGAGGAAGTCGGGGGTCATCCGGACGAACTCCGCCCGTTCGGCCGGCG is from Salinirussus salinus and encodes:
- a CDS encoding ArsA family ATPase — translated: MDLEVEPVEEIDADAPAGVDAPEYVLYGGKGGVGKTTMAAATALASARGGTPTLVVSTDPAHSLSDTLEADIPAEPAQIRESLYAAEIDPEDALAEGPFAGGDGDGAGGNPLAGLLGGDAANPLGGSMPGSDEAAAIRLLMEYLDDPRFERVVVDTAPTGHTLRLLELPEMLDSMVGRLVTLRERMGGMFEGLLGGEDEEEGIDGLRDFADRIEELRTLLRDPAKTDFRVVMVPEELSVRESERLLDRLAEFGIPVGTVVVNRVMQDPTEVTEFDADASSALVAPNHTDCEFCARRWEVQQRALAASQDLFRAYDVRRVPLLAEEVRGEALLEVVAACLD
- a CDS encoding DUF7563 family protein; this translates as MPTCQNCGGFVTERYVRVFAPEGYEKDGPRVCPNCEDKLRDGAEVRAARSSRS